In the Gossypium raimondii isolate GPD5lz chromosome 9, ASM2569854v1, whole genome shotgun sequence genome, one interval contains:
- the LOC105799191 gene encoding putative phytosulfokines 6 isoform X2, with translation MKQSFISGVLLLFFLFLISSSHLSARSIANKQGKEEVELTQTADVEDNELMDLLGVEACDAGDDECLKRRIISEAHLDYIYTQHHKP, from the exons ATGAAGCAAAGCTTTATTTCTGGtgttcttcttctcttcttcctgTTTCTTATTTCCTCTTCCCATTTATCTGCTCGTTCCATAGCAAACAAACAAG GAAAAGAAGAGGTAGAGCTTACTCAAACAGCGGATGTGGAAGACAATGAACTAATGGAT CTATTGGGGGTAGAAGCTTGTGATGCTGGAGATGATGAATGCTTGAAGAGAAGAATAATCTCAGAGGCTCACTTGGACTACATTTACACCCAGCATCATAAGCCTTGA
- the LOC105799191 gene encoding putative phytosulfokines 6 isoform X1: MKQSFISGVLLLFFLFLISSSHLSARSIANKQGKEEVELTQTADVEDNELMDQLLGVEACDAGDDECLKRRIISEAHLDYIYTQHHKP, from the exons ATGAAGCAAAGCTTTATTTCTGGtgttcttcttctcttcttcctgTTTCTTATTTCCTCTTCCCATTTATCTGCTCGTTCCATAGCAAACAAACAAG GAAAAGAAGAGGTAGAGCTTACTCAAACAGCGGATGTGGAAGACAATGAACTAATGGAT CAGCTATTGGGGGTAGAAGCTTGTGATGCTGGAGATGATGAATGCTTGAAGAGAAGAATAATCTCAGAGGCTCACTTGGACTACATTTACACCCAGCATCATAAGCCTTGA